GAATGTTTGCTTAATTTAGTTGATCTTTACAACCAGCAGAATAATTATTCTAAAGTGATTTATACACTCAACCGTTTAGAAGATAAGATCGGGAAAAATGAGCGAATCAGTATGGAGAAATTCCGTATCTATTTACAGATGGATGATAATAAGAGGGCATTTCACGAGATAGAAAGCTTGGCTAAAGAGTATCCGATGGATATGCGCTATCTTACTTTGTTAGGGGATGTTTATCTCCAAAACGGGAAGAAGAAGGAGGCTTATGATGTCTATCAGAAAGTGTTAACAATCGAACCGGATAATGCGATGGCGATGTTCTCGTTGGCTTCTTATTATCAAGAGACGGGTCAGGAAGAGTTGTATGAACAGCAGTTGGACACACTACTGCTCAATAAGAAAGTTCCGGTTAACACTAAATTGAATGTCATGCGTGAATTTATTAATCAATCGGAACATTCCAATAAAGATAGTACGCAGGTAATCAATATGTTTGAGCGTATGATAAAAGAAGATACTGATGATTCACAAGTGCCGATGCTTTATGCTCAATATTTGTTATCGAAAGGGATGGAGAAGCAATCTCTTCCTTTGCTGTGGAAAGTCATAAAGATCGATCCTACTAATAAAGCTGCTCGGATGATTCTCTTAGGCTCGGCTATTCGTGCTAATGATTATGAAGAGGTCATTAAGATTTGTCAACCGGGTACAGAGGCCACTCCGGAGAGCCTTGAATTTTACTATTATTTGGGCATTGCTTATTATCAAGCCGATCGTTTGGATGACGCTTTGAATACTTATAAAAAGGCATTGACTCATATTACGGCTGATAGTAAACCTGAACTTGTTTCCGACTTTTATAGTATGCTAGGTGATATTTATCATACAAAGAAGATGAAGAAAGAGTCTTATGCGGCTTATGATTCTGCTTTAGTTTATAATGCTTCTAATATAGGAGCGTTAAATAACTATGCATATTATCTCTCGGTGGAAAGGCGTGATTTGGATAAGGCAGAAGAGATGAGTTATAAAACGGTGAAAGCAGAACCCAATAATGCTACTTACTTAGATACTTATGCTTGGATTCTGTTCGAAAAGGGAAATTATTCCGGAGCTCGTATTTATATGGATGATGCGATGAAAAATGGAGGGGATAAAAGTGAGGTCGTTGTGGAACATTGCGGAGATATATATTATATGATTGGTGATTTGGAAGAAGCACTGAAATATTGGAATAAATCGTTGGAGATGGGTAATAAATCAGAAATCTTGAAGCAGAAGATTGAAGAGAAAAAATATATTGCTGAATGAGAAAAGCTATCAATGTATTGAGCTGTTTGCTTTTAGCTCTTGCTCTGCTTACAGCTTGTAAAAGTTCCAAAATAGCTGTAAAACCTTTAACCACGGTAACTCCTTCGTCTCTATCTTCAAAGATTCAACTTACTGTTCCTTATAAAGGAGATGAAGTGAGAATGGGAGGGAGCATGAAAATGGAAACAGACAGACGAATTCAGTTTTCTATTCAATTGCCAATTATTCGTACGGAAGTGGCAAGGATAGATATGACTCCTGATGAAATGTTAATTGTTGATAGAATGAACAAACGTTTTGTGCGTGCCGATAAAGTACAGTTAGCCACTATATTCCCAAAAGGTAATGCTTTTGTCAGGTTGCAGCGTTTACTGCTAAAGGCCGCTCAACCCAGAGGTAAATCTACTTTTGAAGGCAAAGAACTTGGGCTCTCATCTTTTTTGAACGGTACCCGCTTAAGGCTTTATGATTTCTCAACCAATGGAATAACCCTTACCCCCTCTAAATTATCATCAAAATATACTGAAGTAGAATTTAATGACCTGATAAAATTGCTGTTGAATTTATGAAACGTTGTCTTGTTGTATTGATTTGCTGTTTTGTTATTGTTACGACTCTATTTGCTCAATCTAATAAACTGATCAAAGAGTTGGAAAGTAAACGTGGTGCATTGCAGAAACAGATAGCAGAGACAGAATCATTGCTAAAAGACACAAAGAAAGATGTTGGAAGTCAGTTAAATAACTTAGCAGTACTTACAGGTCAGATTGATGAAAGGAAGCGCTATATTGCTTCTATGACCAAGGATGTTAGTGCTATTGATCGCGAACTTGGCTCTTTAAGACGTCAACTTCGTGGTTTGAGAAAAGATTTGAAGGATAAGAAAAAGAAATATGAATTATCTGTTAAGTATTTATATAAGAATAAATCGATAGAAGAGAAGTTAATGTTTATTTTTTCGGCGGATGACTTGGCAAAGATGTATCGTAGATTAAGGTATGTACGTGAATATGCTACTTTTCAACGCTTGCAAGGAGAACAAATAGTAAAGAAGCAGGAGCAGATAAACAAGAAAAGAGCTGAACTTAACCAAGTAAAAGCTGCAAAAGAAAAACTCTTAAAGGGTCGCGAGGATGAGAAACATAAATTAGAGTCGCAAGAAAAGAAGAAACGTACGTTAGTAGCGAATTTACAAAAGAAACAAAAGGCCTTGCAGAATGAGATTCGCAAGAAACGCAGGGAAGCAAATCAGTTGAATGCTAAAATTGACCGATTGATTGCGAAAGAGATAGAAAAGGCTCGTAAGCGTGCAGAGGAAGAAGCTCGTCGTGAAAAAGCTGCTCGTCAAAAAAATAAATCTAAAGGAAAGTCAAGAAAGACAGAGTCTACTTCTAGGAGAAGGAAAGCTAGACCTTTAGAGAAATACTCAATGAGTAAGGCAGATCGTAAGCTGTCAGGTAATTTTGCAAGTAATAAAGGGCGTTTGCCTATGCCTATTTCTGGATCTTATATTATTGTAAGTCATTATGGAAAGTACGCAGTTGAAGGTTTGAGAAATGTTAAGTTAGACAATAAAGGGATTGATATACAAGGCCGTCCAGGTGCCCAGGCTCGTGCCATTTTTGATGGAAAAGTGGCAGCAGTATTTAAACTCAATGGATTGTTCAATATCTTAGTTCGCCATGGAAGTTATATCTCTGTTTATTGTAATTTGTCTTCGGCTTCCGTAAAACAAGGAGAATCTGTTAGCACAAAGCAGAGTCTCGGAGAGATATTTTCTGATTTAGCTCATAATGGACGTACTGTATTGCACTTCCAGTTAAGACGTGAGAAAACAAAATTGAATCCCGAACCCTGGTTAAATCGTTAATCAGAGATTTAATTCATCTAGTAAGTCAACATATATCTTTATGGCTTCTTCTATCTCTTTTATCATTATGTACTCGTCGGCTGTATGTGAACGGGCGGATCGTCCAGGTCCCATCTTAACGGTAGGAAATGACATAAGCGATTGATCGGATAGAGTAGGAGAGCCAAAAGGGATACGTTTTAACTTAATCGCTTTCTGGACAAAAGGATGTTTTTCCTCAATACGTGATGAATTTAGGCGAAATGAACGGGGTTTGGCTTCGCAAGAAAGATGTTGCTGAATTTCATTGAAAAGTTCTTCGTTAGAATAAAGCTCATTACTGCGAACATCAACAACAAAAGTGCAACGATCGGGTATGACATTATGTTGGGTACCTGCATTGATTTGCGTAACACTCATCTTTACGCTCCCTAGTAAAGGTGATTCTTTCTTAAAACGATAATCGCGAAACCACTCTATATCTTTGAGGGTTTTATAAATAGCATTATCTCCTTCTTCACGAGCAGCATGACCAGAACGGCCGATTGCTGTTACATCTAATACCATTAGTCCTTTCTCGGCTATAGCAGGATGCATTTCTGTAGGTTCTCCTACAATAGCAAAAGAAATTGGCGGTAAGGCATCTAGAACACTTTCAACTCCGTTTTTACCTGATATTTCTTCTTCGCAAGAAGCCAAATAAATTAAGTTATAATCTTGTTGGGTACGGCATAAATGAAAGAATGTATGTAACAGTGTAACTACGCTAGCACCAGCATCATTGCTTCCAAGACCATAAACTTTGCCATTTTCTTCACGAGGAGAAAAAGGGTCTTTACGCCATCCGTTGACAGGTTTCACTGTGTCGATATGTGAATTTAGCAGTATAGTGGGTTTGTTAAGATCAAACATCGGACTCAGACACCAGATATTGTTTCCCTTACGGCCGGTCTCTATACCTGTAGTTTCAATATAATTTTGTAGGAAATTGGCGGCGGCTTCCTCATCACGGCTGATTGAAGGAATACTGATTAATGATTTCAGCAAGTTGACAGCCTCATTGGCGATCTCTGAGTGATTCGTTATCATTTTGTAGAGTATAAGTGATATGCAAATGTACATAAAATGTAGATTGTTTCAAATTAAACGGTACCTTTGCATTAAAATACTAACAACCAAAGATATGACTTATCATCATTTATCCGTCTTAGTTCATCGCCAAGCTGAAAAATATGGCGACAGGATAGCCTTGAAATATCGTGATTATGAAAAGGTTCAATGGATTCCGATTACTTGGAATCAATTCTCTGAAACGGTGAAGAAAGCTGCTGATGCGCTTGTTGCTTTTGGCGTTGAAGAAGAAGAGAATATCGGCGTTTTTTCTCAAAATAAGCCGGAATGTCTGTATACAGATTTTGCAGCCTTTGCTAATAGAGCTGTTACAATACCTCTTTATGCTACTAGCTCTCCGGCTCAAGCTCAGTATATAATAAATGATGCACAGATACGTTTTCTTTTTGTCGGTGAGCAATTTCAATATGATGCAGCTTTTAGTGTTTTAGGAGTGTGTCCTTCTCTTCAAAAATTAGTCATTTTTGATCGTGGAGTGAGAAAAGATGCTCGGGATTCAACTTCTATTTACTTTGATGAATTTGTTGCTGCTGGCTCAGGGTTAACTCATGCAGATGTTGTAGAAGAACGTACTTCTCGTGCCAGTGGTGATGATCTTGCAAATATCCTTTATACATCGGGAACTACTGGCGAGCCTAAAGGGGTTATGCTACATCATTCTTGTTTTCTTGAGGTCTTTAAGACACATGATGAGCGTCTCAAGACAATGACAGATCAGGACGTTTCGATGAATTTTCTTCCGTTGACTCATGTTTTTGAAAAAGCATGGGCATATCTCTGTATTTCTAAAGGAGTGCAGATTTGTGTGAATCTTCGTCCGGCGGATATACAAACAACAATAAAAGAAATTCGTCCGACACTAATGTGCAGTGTTCCTCGCTTTTGGGAAAAAGTATACGCTGGGGTACAAGAAAAAATAGCAGAAACTACAGGCTTAAAAAAGAAATTAATGCTGGATGCTATAAGAGTAGGTAAAATACATAATGTGGATTGTCTCCGTGTAGGAAAAACTCCCCCTTTGTCTATTCGTTTGAAGTACAAGTTCTATGAGAAAACAATCTATTTATTGCTCAAGAAAACGATTGGAATAGAAAATGGAAACTTTTTTCCTACAGCTGGCGCGGCTATTTCCGATGAAATCTGTGAATTTGTTCACTCGGTGGGAATTGACATGCTGACAGGATATGGACTGACAGAATCTACAGCTACGGTATCTTGTACATGGAAAACCGGTTATGTGATTGGTTCGGTTGGTACTGTAATGCCGGATCTAGAGTTGAAGATCGGTGAAAACAATGAGATCTTGCTTAAAGGTAAAACCATTACTAAGGGGTACTATAAGAAAAGTGAAGCTACGGCTCAGGCTATTGATAAAGATGGTTGGTTTCATACTGGAGACGCAGGCTATCTAAAAGACGGGAATCTATATCTGACAGAAAGAATAAAGGATCTGTTTAAAACATCAAATGGTAAATATATTGCCCCTCAAGCTTTAGAAACAAAATTGGTGATAGACCGATATATTGATCAAATAGCTATTATTGCTGATCAAAGAAAATTTGTTTCAGCATTAATCATTCCTGTCTATGATTTAGTGAAAGAGTATGCCAAGGAAAAGGGATTAGAATATAAAAGTACTGAAGAGCTGTTGAAACATCCTAAAATACAGGCTTTGTTCAGGGCAAGAATCGATACGCTACAACAACAGTTTGCCCATTATGAACAAGTAAAACGTTTTACTTTGCTTCCGGAACCTTTCAGTATGGAAAGAGGAGAGTTGACGAACACTTTGAAATTAAAGAGGGCGGTTATCTCTCAGAACTATAAAGAGTTCATTGATAAGATGTACGAAGAATAGATAATCCGCTGATTTTGTTTATCTTTGCCGCCAAATCAAAAAATAAAATTTTATTATGATTACTATCGAACAACTTAAAGACGTGAAAGAACGCACAGATGCGTTGAGGAGGTACCTTTGACGTTGACGGAAAGAAAATTCAAGTTGAAGAAGAGCAATTAAGAACTCAGGCTCCAGGCTTTTGGGATGACCAAAAGAAGGCTGAGGCACAAATGAAGCTAGTAAAAGGTTTGCAAAAGTGGATTGACGGATATAATGAAGTCAAAACAATGAGTGATGAACTAGCTTTGGCTTTTGATTTCTATAAAGACGAACTGGTAACGGAAGAAGAGGTTGATGAGGCGTATGCTAAGTCAGTAGCTGCTTTGGAAAATCTCGAATTGAAGAACATGCTTCGTGAAGAGGCTGACCAGATGGGCTGTGTCTTGAAGATCAATTCAGGAGCAGGCGGTACAGAAAGTCAGGATTGGGCATCAATGCTGATGCGTATGTATCTTCGTTGGATTGAGGATAATGGTTATAAAATGATCATTTCAAATGTTCAGGAAGGAGATGAAGCGGGAATTAAGACTTGTACTATTCAGGTTGAAGGAGATTATGCTTATGGTTATTTGAAAGGAGAAAACGGAGTGCATCGGTTGGTGCGTGTTTCACCTTTTAATGCTCAGGGTAAGCGTATGACCTCTTTTGCCTCAGTATTTGTGTCACCTTTGGTAGATGATACTATTGAAGTACAAATTAATCCTGCTGATATTTCTTGGGACTTATTCCGTTCAGGCGGTGCGGGTGGTCAGAATGTGAATAAGGTAGAAACGGGGGTACGTATACGTTATAGATACAAAGACCCTGATACTGGTGAGGAGGAAGAAATCCTTATAGAGAATACAGAGACCCGTTCGCAACTTGATAACCGTGAAAATGCCATGCGTTTGCTTCGTTCCCAACTTTATGATAGAGAGTTGCAAAAACGTTTAGCTGCTCAACGGAAGATAGAGGCGGGTAAGAAGAAAATAGAGTGGGGATCTCAAATCCGAAGCTATGTTTTTGATGACCGTCGTGTTAAAGATCATCGAACGAATTTCCAGACTTCTGATGTGAATGGAGTTATGGATGGAAAAATAGATGGTTTTATTAAAGCTTATTTGATGGAGTTTTCTTCTGAGGAAGAGAATTCATAAAGAATAAATTCCCGCTATCTTTTAGTAGATGGCGGGAACTTTTTTTTGCCATATTATTGTTGTGTAATTGTTTTATTTGTACTTTTGATTTGTTCTATAGATTGAATGGTGAAATCTTTGTATCGTTAAACATAATACTATTATCAGTATGGCTAAGCATCGTAAAGTATCACACACAAAAAAAGAAGAGCAGCAGGCCAATCGGATTATGAAGATAATCTTTTTAGTTCTTGCTGTTTTAGCATTGACTATGCTCATTGGCTTTTCTCTTTTTGATTAATCTTGTTGATGAGATTTTAGTGTTGATGGGGTTTATTCCGTAGAATAACCTTGTAAACCTTCATCAACGCTTTATTTTTAGTATTAATGATAACAATGAAAAAACTACTGCTCGCTGTTACTGCTTTCTGCTTTTGCAACGTCAATAATGTTGCGTATGCTCTCAGCCCACAATCACCAACGTCATCGTCTAAAGGTAAAAAAGTGACTGTCACTTTACCGGATATGCCTTTGAAGATCGCTTTTCATGGACGCATTCAGACTGATGGCGCAATGTTTTTCGGTGAAGATTATCAACCTTTGGGAAATGGTGTTGATTTTAGAAGAGTTCGTTTAGGAGCTACAGCCAAGTTTGGTGATAAATGGTCCGGAATGATGGAACTTGATTTTACCGATGGATCCCTTTCCTTGATAGATTGCTTTATTAAGTACAGTTTTTCAGATCACTTGAATCTTAGAGTCGGTAATGTGAAAGAGGCTTTTTCGATGGATGCGCTAACTTCCTCGGGTAATCTTCTATTTTTAGACGAGGCAAACGTTAGCTCTGCTTTTGCACCCGAATATCATGTTGGTTTACAAGCTAATTGGCAACATAAGTATTTCTTAACTGCTGCTGGTGTACATTTTAAAAAGATAAAAAGCAGTAAAGAAAAGGGCTATTCCGAGTATAATAACAAAAATGGACAGGATGAAGGAATCTCGTATACCGGAAGGGTTGTATGGATGCCATTGTCTCAATCAAAAAATAAAGGATTTCATTTGGGTGCAGCTGCTTCCTATCGCACGCCAAAGACCACTGTTGGTGCTAATATGCCTAATACGGTAAGATATAGTACTACTTCTTTATCTTCTATCAACAAAATTAAATTCCTTGATACGGCTCCTATTACAAAAGTAGATCATGATATATTGCTTGGATCTGAGCTTGCAGGATTTTACAAAGGAGTGCGTATGCAAGGAGAGTATATTTTAAATAACACTTATCGTAAAGAGGGTTTGGCTACCGAGAAATTTAATGGCTTTTATATTCAGGCTGCTTGTTTGCTCTTTGGCGGACATCAAAATTATAAAACTTCAAGCGGAGCATTTGCACAACCTTCCTTGGGTAAAAACTGGGGAGATATTGAGCTGGCTGCCAGATTTGATCGCATTGATTTGAACGCTACGGATGTTAAAGGTGGATCGGCTAATGGTTGGACGTTTGGAGTGAACTATTATGCAACTTCATTTTTCAAGGTACAGTTGAACTATTCTTATGTGAATAATGATAAATATGCTACTGCTTTTGGGCAAGCGCCTGTGGGTTATAAGGCAAATGGCGAATTAGCTTATAACGGTAGTGAGGTGGATGAGTCTATGGGTAAGGGTGGAAATGCTTATGGCATTTTAGGAGTACGCTTGCAATTGAGCTTCTAAAGTCACTAAACGAAAAAGATCTCTCGAAAGGGAAAATAGGAAAGGAGAGTGAGTATGGGACAAGAGATAGAACGCAAATTTTTGGTTAAGGGGGAATATAAATCCTTGGCTTATAGTCAGAGTCATATTATTCAAGGATATATTAGCAGTGCCCGTGGACGTACTGTGCGGGTGCGTATTCGTGATGAAAAAGGCTATTTAACTATCAAAGGAGCTTCAAATGAGTCGGGAACAAGTAGGTATGAGTGGGAGAAAGAACTTCCGCTTGAGGAGGCTAAAGAATTGATGAAACTTTGCGAGCCGGGAATGATTGATAAAACGCGCTATCTAGTTTCTTTTGCAAGACATATTTTTGAAGTAGACGAATTTTATGGAGAGAATGAGGGCTTGGTAGTCGCCGAAGTAGAATTACGGGGTGAAGATGAAGAATTTGAGAAACCTTCCTTTCTTGGGCAGGAAGTAACTGGAGATGTACGTTATTATAACTCTCAATTGATGCAACATCCTTTTAATAGCTGGAAATAGTTTGCGTAATCAGGTAAGCAACATTTGCAGGTATGGAAGCGTTATCTTTATTATTATAACTGAAAAATGACTATAGAAAATCTATATCAATATTTGCCAAAGGAGCTAGTTACTTTTATATTGGTGACTCTTTTTTCTTTGCTTATAGGTCTTTCCCAACGCAAACTTAGTTTGAAAAGAGAGGGAGAGGCAACTCTGTTTGGAACAGACAGGACTTTTACTTTCATCGGCATTTTAGGTTACTTGTTATATATCCTTGATCCTAGCGATATGCGTCTTTTTATGGGAGGTGGATTGGTACTTGGTTTCTTGTTAGGACTTAATTATTATGTGAAGCAAGCTCAATATCATGTGTTTGGAGTAACCACCATTATTATCGCATTAATAACTTATTGCATGGCACCGATTGTCGAAACTCAGCCCTCCTGGTTTTATGTAATGGTAGTGGTTACTGTGTTGCTCTTAACAGAATTAAAGCATACGTTTACCGAAATAGCCCAACGCATGCAGAGCGATGAAATGATTACCTTGGCTAAGTTTCTAGCCATTAGCGGCATCATCTTGCCTATGTTGCCCAATCAGAATATTATTCCAGACGTTAATCTGACCCCTTATTCTATATGGTTGGCTACAGTCGTTGTATCCGGCATTTCGTATTTATCTTATTTGCTGAAGCGCTATGTCTTTCACGAATCGGGAGTTTTGGTTTCGGGTATTGTTGGAGGACTGTATAGCAGTACTGCTACTATCTCTGTTTTAGCTCGTAAGAGTAAACATGCGGCTGCACACGAGATGGCGGAATATGTCGCTGCCATGCTTTTGGCCGTGAGCATGATGTTTCTTCGTTTCCTAATTCTTATCTTTATTTTTAGTCAACCAGTTTTTTTTCTTGTTTATCCTTATTTACTCGTTATGTCTTTTACTGCAGCGCTTGTCGCCTGGTTTATGTATTCCAGAGAGAAACGTTCGGAAAAAGCAGGTGTAATAGATGAAGAAGAAAGTAGTAATCCTTTGGAATTTAAGGTGGCACTTATTTTTGCCGCATTGTTTGTGGTCTTCACCTTGCTTACTCATTATACGTTGGTCTATGCCGGAACCGGAGGATTGAGCTTACTTTCTTTTGTCTCGGGGCTCAGTGATATAACTCCTTTTATTTTGAATTTGCTGCAAGGAACGAATGGAGTAGCTGTACTCATTGTTGCAGCTTGTAGTATGCAGGCCATTATAAGTAACATTGTGGTGAACATGTGTTATGCAATTTTCTTTTCTGGTAGGCGTAAAGAATTGTTTTCGCGTATACTCATTGGATTTGGGATTGTGATTGCTATGAATATTGTTCTTTTGTTACTTTTCTATTTTATTTGATCATATTTTTTTCTCTGTTTATTTCCTTCTAGCTATAAATAATATTAATTAGCACTTCTTTCAGTTTTCTTAACTACGAGCTTTACGTAGGTACTATCTTTAACTTTACTTTTGTCCTGTATAAAAATGAGTTAACCATTTTATACACGACAAACAATGAAATTAAATTTAGATAAAATGAAAAACAGATCTCTGTCTATTTTGTTGATGATGTTTATCTCAACAATAACCTACGCACAAGCACCTACGTCATTTTCTTATACTGTAAAAGGTATGCTACTTGATTCTCTGACTCAGGAAGGGGAACCTTATGCTACTATAAAGATTGTGAAGAAAAATCTTCCGGATAAAACCGTAAAGATGGCCGTTACTGATACGAATGGAAAGTTTAAAGAAAAACTACCTAGTAGCGGAACTTACCTTATTACAAT
This is a stretch of genomic DNA from uncultured Bacteroides sp.. It encodes these proteins:
- a CDS encoding DUF4292 domain-containing protein; this encodes MRKAINVLSCLLLALALLTACKSSKIAVKPLTTVTPSSLSSKIQLTVPYKGDEVRMGGSMKMETDRRIQFSIQLPIIRTEVARIDMTPDEMLIVDRMNKRFVRADKVQLATIFPKGNAFVRLQRLLLKAAQPRGKSTFEGKELGLSSFLNGTRLRLYDFSTNGITLTPSKLSSKYTEVEFNDLIKLLLNL
- the prfB gene encoding peptide chain release factor 2 (programmed frameshift); its protein translation is MITIEQLKDVKERTDALRRYLDVDGKKIQVEEEQLRTQAPGFWDDQKKAEAQMKLVKGLQKWIDGYNEVKTMSDELALAFDFYKDELVTEEEVDEAYAKSVAALENLELKNMLREEADQMGCVLKINSGAGGTESQDWASMLMRMYLRWIEDNGYKMIISNVQEGDEAGIKTCTIQVEGDYAYGYLKGENGVHRLVRVSPFNAQGKRMTSFASVFVSPLVDDTIEVQINPADISWDLFRSGGAGGQNVNKVETGVRIRYRYKDPDTGEEEEILIENTETRSQLDNRENAMRLLRSQLYDRELQKRLAAQRKIEAGKKKIEWGSQIRSYVFDDRRVKDHRTNFQTSDVNGVMDGKIDGFIKAYLMEFSSEEENS
- a CDS encoding porin, whose protein sequence is MKKLLLAVTAFCFCNVNNVAYALSPQSPTSSSKGKKVTVTLPDMPLKIAFHGRIQTDGAMFFGEDYQPLGNGVDFRRVRLGATAKFGDKWSGMMELDFTDGSLSLIDCFIKYSFSDHLNLRVGNVKEAFSMDALTSSGNLLFLDEANVSSAFAPEYHVGLQANWQHKYFLTAAGVHFKKIKSSKEKGYSEYNNKNGQDEGISYTGRVVWMPLSQSKNKGFHLGAAASYRTPKTTVGANMPNTVRYSTTSLSSINKIKFLDTAPITKVDHDILLGSELAGFYKGVRMQGEYILNNTYRKEGLATEKFNGFYIQAACLLFGGHQNYKTSSGAFAQPSLGKNWGDIELAARFDRIDLNATDVKGGSANGWTFGVNYYATSFFKVQLNYSYVNNDKYATAFGQAPVGYKANGELAYNGSEVDESMGKGGNAYGILGVRLQLSF
- a CDS encoding M20 family metallo-hydrolase; amino-acid sequence: MITNHSEIANEAVNLLKSLISIPSISRDEEAAANFLQNYIETTGIETGRKGNNIWCLSPMFDLNKPTILLNSHIDTVKPVNGWRKDPFSPREENGKVYGLGSNDAGASVVTLLHTFFHLCRTQQDYNLIYLASCEEEISGKNGVESVLDALPPISFAIVGEPTEMHPAIAEKGLMVLDVTAIGRSGHAAREEGDNAIYKTLKDIEWFRDYRFKKESPLLGSVKMSVTQINAGTQHNVIPDRCTFVVDVRSNELYSNEELFNEIQQHLSCEAKPRSFRLNSSRIEEKHPFVQKAIKLKRIPFGSPTLSDQSLMSFPTVKMGPGRSARSHTADEYIMIKEIEEAIKIYVDLLDELNL
- a CDS encoding peptidoglycan DD-metalloendopeptidase family protein; its protein translation is MKRCLVVLICCFVIVTTLFAQSNKLIKELESKRGALQKQIAETESLLKDTKKDVGSQLNNLAVLTGQIDERKRYIASMTKDVSAIDRELGSLRRQLRGLRKDLKDKKKKYELSVKYLYKNKSIEEKLMFIFSADDLAKMYRRLRYVREYATFQRLQGEQIVKKQEQINKKRAELNQVKAAKEKLLKGREDEKHKLESQEKKKRTLVANLQKKQKALQNEIRKKRREANQLNAKIDRLIAKEIEKARKRAEEEARREKAARQKNKSKGKSRKTESTSRRRKARPLEKYSMSKADRKLSGNFASNKGRLPMPISGSYIIVSHYGKYAVEGLRNVKLDNKGIDIQGRPGAQARAIFDGKVAAVFKLNGLFNILVRHGSYISVYCNLSSASVKQGESVSTKQSLGEIFSDLAHNGRTVLHFQLRREKTKLNPEPWLNR
- a CDS encoding tetratricopeptide repeat protein, with the protein product MGIFLLMGCSSSTHLQKSAAVKSSNTGLTAEEQRKYDYFFLEAIQMKSQGRYDAAFDLLKHCLDLNPNGASGLYEIAQFYLSLKQIPQGQAALQKAVANEPENYWYANALASLYQQEGKKEEAISLLESMVTRFPLRRECLLNLVDLYNQQNNYSKVIYTLNRLEDKIGKNERISMEKFRIYLQMDDNKRAFHEIESLAKEYPMDMRYLTLLGDVYLQNGKKKEAYDVYQKVLTIEPDNAMAMFSLASYYQETGQEELYEQQLDTLLLNKKVPVNTKLNVMREFINQSEHSNKDSTQVINMFERMIKEDTDDSQVPMLYAQYLLSKGMEKQSLPLLWKVIKIDPTNKAARMILLGSAIRANDYEEVIKICQPGTEATPESLEFYYYLGIAYYQADRLDDALNTYKKALTHITADSKPELVSDFYSMLGDIYHTKKMKKESYAAYDSALVYNASNIGALNNYAYYLSVERRDLDKAEEMSYKTVKAEPNNATYLDTYAWILFEKGNYSGARIYMDDAMKNGGDKSEVVVEHCGDIYYMIGDLEEALKYWNKSLEMGNKSEILKQKIEEKKYIAE
- a CDS encoding CYTH domain-containing protein — its product is MGQEIERKFLVKGEYKSLAYSQSHIIQGYISSARGRTVRVRIRDEKGYLTIKGASNESGTSRYEWEKELPLEEAKELMKLCEPGMIDKTRYLVSFARHIFEVDEFYGENEGLVVAEVELRGEDEEFEKPSFLGQEVTGDVRYYNSQLMQHPFNSWK
- a CDS encoding DUF4010 domain-containing protein, coding for MENLYQYLPKELVTFILVTLFSLLIGLSQRKLSLKREGEATLFGTDRTFTFIGILGYLLYILDPSDMRLFMGGGLVLGFLLGLNYYVKQAQYHVFGVTTIIIALITYCMAPIVETQPSWFYVMVVVTVLLLTELKHTFTEIAQRMQSDEMITLAKFLAISGIILPMLPNQNIIPDVNLTPYSIWLATVVVSGISYLSYLLKRYVFHESGVLVSGIVGGLYSSTATISVLARKSKHAAAHEMAEYVAAMLLAVSMMFLRFLILIFIFSQPVFFLVYPYLLVMSFTAALVAWFMYSREKRSEKAGVIDEEESSNPLEFKVALIFAALFVVFTLLTHYTLVYAGTGGLSLLSFVSGLSDITPFILNLLQGTNGVAVLIVAACSMQAIISNIVVNMCYAIFFSGRRKELFSRILIGFGIVIAMNIVLLLLFYFI
- a CDS encoding long-chain fatty acid--CoA ligase, which gives rise to MTYHHLSVLVHRQAEKYGDRIALKYRDYEKVQWIPITWNQFSETVKKAADALVAFGVEEEENIGVFSQNKPECLYTDFAAFANRAVTIPLYATSSPAQAQYIINDAQIRFLFVGEQFQYDAAFSVLGVCPSLQKLVIFDRGVRKDARDSTSIYFDEFVAAGSGLTHADVVEERTSRASGDDLANILYTSGTTGEPKGVMLHHSCFLEVFKTHDERLKTMTDQDVSMNFLPLTHVFEKAWAYLCISKGVQICVNLRPADIQTTIKEIRPTLMCSVPRFWEKVYAGVQEKIAETTGLKKKLMLDAIRVGKIHNVDCLRVGKTPPLSIRLKYKFYEKTIYLLLKKTIGIENGNFFPTAGAAISDEICEFVHSVGIDMLTGYGLTESTATVSCTWKTGYVIGSVGTVMPDLELKIGENNEILLKGKTITKGYYKKSEATAQAIDKDGWFHTGDAGYLKDGNLYLTERIKDLFKTSNGKYIAPQALETKLVIDRYIDQIAIIADQRKFVSALIIPVYDLVKEYAKEKGLEYKSTEELLKHPKIQALFRARIDTLQQQFAHYEQVKRFTLLPEPFSMERGELTNTLKLKRAVISQNYKEFIDKMYEE